A single region of the Musa acuminata AAA Group cultivar baxijiao chromosome BXJ1-11, Cavendish_Baxijiao_AAA, whole genome shotgun sequence genome encodes:
- the LOC103971313 gene encoding 2-carboxy-1,4-naphthoquinone phytyltransferase, chloroplastic yields MAVVVVPTAYALPPPSLLLSTTSLPSPPPLPAIFQKSTAWLPLTKSRWVVAARRTSLLPPCQMSFAEAVGKGDEDGVSRATLLWRAAKLPIYSVALVPLSVGCAAAYLQSGLFSLNRYLVLSFASVLVITWLNLSNDVYDFDTGADQNKKESVVNILGSRGVTQFAANASLALGFMGLFWACAEAGDIRFIILVTCAILCGYVYQCPPCRLSYQGLGEPLCFAAFGPFATTAFYFSSSSRNLSSGISPLPVTGRVLFSSFLVGLTTTLILFCSHFHQIDGDQAVGKMSPLVRIGTRAGSKVVKYGVISLYVLSLVFGLCKALPATCVFLSALTIPMGKMVIDYVEKNHDDKIKIFMAKYYCVRLHALFGSALALGLLLARTRITT; encoded by the exons ATGGCTGTGGTCGTGGTTCCGACAGCATACGcccttcctcctccctccctcctcctctctACTACATCTCTCCCTTCTCCACCGCCTCTTCCAGCCATCTTCCAAAAATCCACGGCCTGGCTTCCCCTAACGAAGAGCAGATGGGTGGTGGCTGCGAGGAGGACCAGTCTTCTTCCCCCGTGCCAGATGTCTTTTGCTGAGGCGGTGGGCAAAGGAGATGAGGATGGCGTCTCGAGGGCGACGCTTCTGTGGCGAGCCGCCAAGTTGCCCATCTATTCCGTAGCCCTCGTTCCTCTCTCG GTAGGGTGTGCTGCAGCTTACCTCCAATCAGGATTATTTTCTTTGAACCGTTATCTTGTACTGTCATTTGCATCAGTTCTAGTCATCACTTGGCTCAATCTGAG TAATGATGTTTATGATTTTGATACGGGGGCAGATCAAAACAAAAAAGAATCTGTTGTCAATATACTTGGCAG TCGTGGGGTGACACAGTTTGCGGCAAATGCATCACTTGCTCTTGGCTTCATGGGCCTTTTCTGGGCATGTGCAGAGGCAGGAGATATCCGCTTCATTATATTGGTGACATGTGCTATCCTCTGTGGGTATGTTTATCAG TGCCCTCCATGTCGCCTGAGCTACCAAGGACTGGGAGAACCATTATGCTTTGCTGCATTTGGTCCGTTTGCCACTACAGCTTTCTACTTCTCTAGCAGCAGCAGAAACTTATCTAG TGGAATAAGCCCTCTCCCAGTAACCGGTAGAGTTTTATTTTCATCATTCCTTGTTGGTCTGACAACCACCCTCATTCTTTTCTGCAGCCATTTTCACCAG ATTGATGGAGATCAAGCTGTTGGCAAGATGTCACCACTG GTTAGAATTGGCACCAGAGCAGGCTCTAAAGTAGTGAAATATGGAGTCATCTCACTTTATGTTCTCTCATTGGTTTTTGGTTTATGCAAAGCTCTTCCAGCTACTTGTGTT TTCCTTTCTGCTTTGACCATTCCGATGGGTAAAATGGTGATCGACTACGTCGAAAAAAATCATGAT GATAAGATCAAGATCTTCATGGCGAAATATTATTGTGTGAGGTTACACGCATTATTCGGAAGTGCATTAGCTCTTGGACTGCTTTTGGCCAGAACTAGAATTACAACATGA